CGCTGAGGCACCTTGATCAAGCTCAAGGCTCGTCACACCACTCGGTGAGAGGTCACCTCCCGAGTGCCGCTGCTACCTCACATCCGCCCCGACCGTGCTGCCCTGCACGGCAGCAGCTGCACCGATACTCGCCACCTCCTGCGAGGTGTCACTGATCGGATACCCGGCGTCCATCAACATCTGCTCCGCTGTCTCCAGCGAACTCACCCCAGCCCCGTACGCGGACACCACCTCCTCCAGGACCGTGTCCAGCCCTCCGCGCGCCCGGCCATGTACAACCGCTGCATGAACTTCAACAGCGATCGGCGCGGTGTGTGGAGTAACGGCGCCTCCATGCGCGTCATGCTTCTCCGTCCCAGGCAGGACGCATCCCGCACGGCTCAGCCTTCCCGACCCGTGGACACCGTCTTCACCTGCGTGAACTCTTCTGCCAGGGTGATCACTTCATCCTGCAACCATTGTGCCGAGGAGTCGCGATGAGCCGCCGTGCGTCCAGACAACGTGCTGCCACCCTGTCCGCCCTGACCTGCCTGCTGGCCGTGACGGCCGCCGCGCCCGCCGAGCCGTCGGGGGTGGACCGCCCCGCGAAGAAGCAGCAGGAGAGCCTGCTGGACGCCGTGCCGAAGTCCAAGGTGCTGCGCGTGTGCACCACGGGCGACTACCGCCCGTTCACGTACAAGGACCCGAAGGACGGTTCGTACAGCGGCATCGACATCGACATGGCCCAGGACCTCGCGAAGAGCCTGGCCGCCAAGGTTCGTTTCGTGGACACCACATGGGCGAATCTCACGAAGGACCTGGCGGGCGGGAAGTGCGAAATCGGCGTCGGCGGCGTATCGATCACGCTTCCCCGCGCCCGCCAGGTGTACTTCAGCGAGCTGACCCGCGAGGACGGCAAGACGCCGATCGTGCGCTGCGCGGACAAGGACAAGTACCAGACGCTCAAGGACATCGACCAGGCCGGGACGACCGTGGTCGTCAACCCGGGCGGCACGAATGAGCAGTTCGCCCGCGCGAACATCAAGCAGGCCACCATCAAGGTCCACCCGGACAACACCACGATCTTCGACGAGATCGTGGCGGGCCGGGCGG
The DNA window shown above is from Streptomyces sp. NBC_01445 and carries:
- a CDS encoding transporter substrate-binding domain-containing protein — encoded protein: MSRRASRQRAATLSALTCLLAVTAAAPAEPSGVDRPAKKQQESLLDAVPKSKVLRVCTTGDYRPFTYKDPKDGSYSGIDIDMAQDLAKSLAAKVRFVDTTWANLTKDLAGGKCEIGVGGVSITLPRARQVYFSELTREDGKTPIVRCADKDKYQTLKDIDQAGTTVVVNPGGTNEQFARANIKQATIKVHPDNTTIFDEIVAGRADVMMTDASETLYQAKLHPELCSVHPDKPFTFAEKAYATPRGDRDFQEYVTQFVHLATHDGTYAKYEAEWMS